ctttgggtcggtatgattacggggataccaaatttgtataggttttataatgttttcatacatttaaaaaaaatttaatctgtacaaaatttttggggggattttgccatcttctggcgccaataactttttcatacttgtatggagctgtgggtggtgcctttttttgcggattttgatgacgtttacaatgttatcatttttaggactgtatgaccttttgatcactttttatagaatttttttttaaatggcaaaaaagtgcgactttggacgctattttccgttaagggttaaacgcagtgaaaaaccgttatcatatttggatagatcgggcattttcgggcgtggtgatacctaatgtgtttatgatttttactatttatttatatttatatcagttctacggaaagggggtgatttgaatttttagggtttttttattatatatattatttttttttaacttttttatttttactatttttcagactccctaaggtactttaaccccagggtgtctgtacgatcgtatcatatactgccatactacagtatggcagtatgtgtattttactactcatacattacaatgtgctgatagcacattgcactgaaggggttaacccgaagtagcttcgggtcttcgtgagacccgaagctaccatggcgacggatcaccgctccccgataacgtcacagggagcgacgatcctcagaaagatggcggccaccacgcgccaccgtctttttgaagccgcgggtgttaccggtaagcctttgctgcaatatgcagcaaagacttaccggctatggagagggctcggcccgcgagccttctccatgcaccgggacccgacatgtgacgtaacatgtcagtaaggggtcaAAAGACTTGTGTTCATTTCATGTTCACATATTTATGCGGTTTGAAAATCTTCCAGAACAATAACGTTCTGGAAGAATATGCACACTGCCTTTAGAGGTTTCATAATCCTACTTTGAGAGGGGTTTAATCTactgaaaaaatttaaaatatgctGGCATTAAAGGAAATTCATCATCAAAGcgatgataaaccaggaacacttactgatagatccaggcactttgatTGTGAtcgtatttgttattcatggcctccttccttctcaaattaactttaaaaaatatgttaataAACCAATAACACTGAGTGTGTTGGGGGTCGAGGTCCTGGTCGATGTTCTATTGCGTGACACTGCGGTTTTTCAACTGTGTATCCACACTGAATAAATAGATTAAAAGCTCAATCTAAATGTAGCTGCAAAATGAAAAGTAGCAGGGTCTTTGTACCAATTTCACTTTTGTTAACACAGGATACTGAGTAAATGAAACGGAGCTACAAGTTCCCTAGTTTCTTTATCTTATATGTTGTACTTGCAGTAATCATCATTTCCCTCTTTTTCAGATACATTTTTGCTTCTAATTTGTATGAGGCAGAGTGTATGAATGAAACGGAGTGGACAGTTTATCAGGACTGGCATGAATGGATGAATTCTCAGTTTGGTGCCGATCTTCAACTGGATGGCATAGTCTATCTCCGTGCAGCACCTGAGGTAAGTGTCATTCACTTTCAGGGGAACTACTAAAAatatactaccgtatatactcaagccaagtttttcagcacaatatttgtgttggaaaaaaaaaccccacttggCTTCTACTTGAGTATTAAGAAAAAACTACTTGGCTCTCACCCCTGGCGTTCTTTTCTCCCCGCATCTTCCGGAGGCCAGGCTGTGCAGTCAGAGGCACATCTATGCTCTCTGCCTGTAGCTCTGCTGAACATTCTACTTTAAAGAGGGAcactttttgtggcaaaattaagtgccttggcttatacttgagtatattctgtaaataaaataaaaacaaatgtgtcGCTTAAAAAGTGCAATTTCCAACACAAAGTTTCTTGGCAACTTttcagttactgtatatactcgagtataagctgaagtacctaatttaacacaaaaacctgggaaaacttattgactggagtataagcctagggtgtgaaatgcattggtcacagcctacacaCAGTATTTAGCTAGCCAGCATGTGCCCCTTTTGTATATAGCCCAGTATGCCCAGCCTAATAAAAAACATGTGCTCACTTTtctgaaacccaccacaggtcctcttctgtcttctaaagCTCTGTCTTCGGGTCCCAAAGCGTTGCTGTTGCATATACCATGACATCAGCAGCTTGCTGACAACATAGTGGGTGCCGATGGCGGCTACACACTATATGATGTCGGTAAATGGCTGACATCTTGGTGTGTGCGACaggtggtttttgtttttttttttccctccataaGAGTCAAGCATAAGCAGAGTTAGTTTTCAGCACATCCTCATCACACTGGTTTATTTGGTTTATAAAATGTGGACAGTAGGCTTTACTTCTGCGTTGAATGCAGCTCCAGGGCAATGCTTAGACTATGTGATGCTGGTGGCCCCTGCCTCCCCACAGGACTACTGGCCACAAGTTGCAGCAAGGCTGCAGCATCACTACTTCATGCTTAAATGTCTCTAAAGTTCCCAAAATCATTTATTGAAcgttattgatttatttattatcTAGAATTGCCTTAAGAGAATTTATTGTCGTGGAAGAGAGGAAGAACAAGGAATTCCTATGGAATATCTGGAGAAGCTTCATTATAAACATGAAAGCTGGCTCCATCACAGAAATATGAGGTAAGCATATTCCCACGTCTGGCTAGTAAAGCTGTGTAAAAATTGCCAGCTCCTGGCATTTTAACTTTATTTGGCAAGGCAGGTGTGACTGCTTGATGTTTTAAAGGCTCTCATActgactgatggtagactgtTACTCACATACTTGTTGTTTCCTCCTGAGCCGGTATCTGTAATTCTTTTGTATCCTTTAACAGTCGCATTATCAAGAaaaataatatgcaaataagccggAGGTACTCAGGCTAACATCATCTGAGCCCCTCTCTGCCTCGTACCCGCCATTAGAGCTTGCAGAATGCTGGTAGATGATGATAAATTACTCTTTTTCTTGATAATGTAGTCTACCACCAATCAACTATCCCTGCACACAAATATTAATTCAACAAGATGTCACAcagacaaattttttatttttttgaacttCTTTACTTTGATtttctttatacaaccaattgccTTTTTAACTAGATAGATTCTAATAATCATAATTGTGCTTTACAGGACTGATTTTGCATATTTACAAGATGTCCCCATTTTGACACTAGATGTAAATGAAGATTTTAAGGATGATAAACAGAAACAAGAATGCCTTATAGAAAAGGTATGGTAGAATACATCCCACATTTAAGAATGTTTTATTTAACACAatgtaaggcctcattcagacagCCGTTATGGGGGCTGTAATCCGGTTGCATTATTCACTACCAGATCATggtctccatagacctctatggcacctggtcacagtgCAGTTGGCACATGAGGTAATCGCTTCACCATAAAGTATTGGACTTTTCCTAAACTTTGTCAGATTTGTGATGTGGCTGCAGCGTCTGCCTGTGGAGGGAGCAGGGCTAAAGAGCACTCGCTCGCCCGGGATCTAGTCCGGGCGATCACACAGCCATTGGAAATGCACCCTAAGGCTAGGTTGAGGCTACTGTCCTAACctccattaaaaaagtaaagaatggtgGTTTTAacatctgttaaccccttaacgctctgcgccgtagctctacggcgcagaggtataagaagtgtatgaagagggctcacgggctgagtcctcttcatacaaagatgggggtttttgcatattgcagaaaaccccccaccgctaataaccgcggtcgttgcCCCTCCGTTGCCtctgccggcggcatttaaaagacggggggcggcgatcggttgccatggtacccTCGGGTCtccgtttgacccgaggatacatggcttctgcatatccattacaatgagcctgtggctcattgtaatgtatagtgtgcaaaaatgccatatattgcaatacagaagtattgcagtatatggtaggaacgatctgaccatctagggttaatgtaccctagatggtctaaaaaatagtggaaaaaaaaaagaaaaaaaaagtttaaaacataataaacagtaaaaatcacaaacatattaggtatcgccgcgtcccaaaatgcccgatctatccaaatataaaagcggttacggccggcggtgacctccgaggcgggaaatggcgcccaaatgtccgaaatgcgacttttacacctttttacatcacataaaaaatgatcaaaatgtcgcacagacctcaaaatggtagcaatgaaaacgttgcatcatttcgcaaaaaatgacacctcacacagctccgtgcgccaaagtatgaaaaagttattagcgtctgaagatggcaaaaaaaattttgcttttttgtacacattcgtttaatttttgaaaatgtattaaaacacaataaaacctatataaatttggcatcaccgcgatcgcaccgaaccaaagaataaagctgacgtgttattttgagtgcacagtcaaagtcgaaaaaactgagcccacaagaacgtgacgttttttttttttttttcagtttttccacatttggaatttgttttcagcttcgcagtacacggcatgttaaaataaacaacattatgggaaagtaaaatttgttacgcacaaaataagccctcacacaggtctgtacactgtaaaaatgaaaaagttatggatttttgaagtttgagagcgagaaatgagcggaaaaaccctgcgtccttaaggggttaaaatcccgtTTTATTCAAACGTGAAAAAAAGTACTgcaaccactttttttttttttttctttcgtaCAAAAAGCacatgcttaaccccttcccgccgcggcccttttcgattttgcgttttcatttttcactccccacattcaa
The DNA window shown above is from Engystomops pustulosus chromosome 1, aEngPut4.maternal, whole genome shotgun sequence and carries:
- the DCK gene encoding deoxycytidine kinase isoform X2, coding for MLLTKAAGKSTFVNILKKCNEDWEVVPEPIARWCNVQSSQDEFQELTTSQKSGGNLLQMMYEKPERWSFTFQSYACLSRIRAQLKAFGGKLREAENPVLFFERSVYSDRYIFASNLYEAECMNETEWTVYQDWHEWMNSQFGADLQLDGIVYLRAAPENCLKRIYCRGREEEQGIPMEYLEKLHYKHESWLHHRNMRTDFAYLQDVPILTLDVNEDFKDDKQKQECLIEKVKEFLSIL